Part of the Archangium lipolyticum genome, CCCAGTCCATGCGCACATTTTTGCACGCCGACATCCCGAAATCCGCCGTTGGGCGCCAATTTCCGCACGCGTAGGGTGGTCCACATGCGAACCATCTTGCAAAGCGGTTATGGCGAGCCTGAACGCGTCCTGGTGCAGGGCGAGAGCGACATCCCCACGCCGGGGGACGGCGAAGTCCTCGTCCGTGTGCACGCGACGTCGGTGAACACGCCGGACTGCATCGCCACCCTCGGAGTTCCCTACGCGTTGCGCCTGGTGTCCGGCCTGCGTGCGCCCGTGTCGCCGGTCCGCGGCTCGGACGTCGCCGGCGTCGTGGAGGCGGTGGGCGCCCACGTCACCGGATTCGCACCCGGCGACGCCGTGTTCGGCTCGGTGTGGACGGGAAGTTACGAGCGCGGCGCTCCTGGGACCTTCTGCGAATACACCGTGGTCCCGGCGACGCAACTGGCGCACAAGCCGGCGAAGCTCAGCTTCGAGGAAGCCGCCGGGGCTGTGATGTCAGGCGTGACGGCGCTGGTGGCCATGCGCGATGTGGCTCGCGTCCGCGCGGGTCAGCAGGTGCTCGTCAATGGCGCCTCCGGCGGCCTGGGAACGTTCGCCGTGCAGATTGCCAAGGCCTTGGGTGCCGTGGTCACGGGCGTCTGCAGCACGAGGAACGTCGAGCTGGTGCGTTCGCTCGGTGCCTCCCACGTCATCGACTACACGCAGACGAGCTACCCGGAGCAGGACGCGCGCTACGACGTCGTGATGGACAACGTGATGAACCACCCTCCGTCGGTATCGGCGCGCATCCTCACCGCGAACGGGGTGTTGCTGCCCAACAGCATCGGCACCCACAAGTGGCTGGGGACGCTGCCCAGCATGGCATTCGGGGCGCTCTTCAAGTCCAGGCAGTGGCGCACGACTCAATTCGTTCCATCGCGCAAGAACCTCGAGGACATCGGCGCGCTGATTGAGTCGGGCGCTGTGAAGGTCGTGATCGACAAGACGTATCCGCTCGCGCATGCCGGCAAAGCCGTGGCGCACATGGCGAGCAGGCGCGCGCGCGGACAGATCGTGATCAGCGCGATGTAAGCGGCGCTGTGGCTATGTGGGAGCGGCTAGCCTCCCTCGGCCTCGCCTCTCGGCGGTGTCTCGGGCATGGACCGCTGGTTCTCACCGAGTGTGTCATTGCACCGTGAGGGCCGCGAGCCACGGTCGCGATCTCGCTCCACGGCCGGACGGCGGCCAGTACGGGTTTGAGCGTCCTCGCCTCCACCCATGCCGGAAGCGGTGGGCGTCGAACGTGGTGGCGCCTCGCGACGCGAGCATGCCCAACGCCGCGCCCAGCACAGTGCCGCCGACCGATCTTGAGCGGCTGCGGCGGGCGGCGCTGACACGCCGGTTGACATGTCAGCCTGCGTCAGTGACGTGTCGGTGCTCCGAGCAGGTGCACAGCCACCCTCGAGCACCGGCGCATCACGCGGGCTGAGTCCATCCACGCCAGCCACTTCGTCCACGTGGAGAAGCGAGAAGCACCAGTGCCGCCTCGCTCCGACGGCTCGGCATCACCCGGAAGAGCTCAGACGCAGGCGCTCGACCCGTGGCCCGTTGGTTGCAAGACAACATCGCGCGGCAAAGGTCCTGAACTGCCGCAATGCACATCCGCGAAGGCAACGCTTGGTCTACTGACGCTGCCGTGGTTCCAGGAGCCCGGCGGAGGAACTCATGCCCATCACTATCTACGCAGGACAGAATTACAGCTCACCGAACCAGCAACTCGATTATGGCCGTTACCCGAAGGCCAGGCTGACCATCGGGGCGGGCACGCTGCGCTCGCTGAAGGTCCCGGCCGGGCTCGAGGTCACCCTCTACGCCCAGGACAACTTCCAGGGCGAGCGCTTCGTCTGTACGGCCGACCAGCCGGTCCTGCCCACCTTCGACAAGAAGACGTACTCCATGATCGTGCTGCCCGCGACCTTCCCCCCGGTCAGCGCCACCCCGCTGACGAGCTACAAGCAAGAGGACCTCGTTCACTCGGTGCTGAACCTGGCGTTTTCCGCGTTCGCCAAAATCCCCGTTCCTGGGGCCTCCGCCATCGGGGCTCTGGGGGCGGGCATCCTGGGCTGCCTCAAGACCGACGTGAGCACCCGCATCACCGAGGCGACCCGGCAGCTCATGACGGACATGGCGCAGAACGACATCAACAACAAGCTGACCGCGGTGGAAGAGCGCTTCCGAATGTATGTCACGGACAGGAACAACATTCCGGCCCCCACCGCGAGTCAGCGCACCGAATTCAACACCCGGCTCGCCGCCCTCTACGAGGACCTCATCTCCGACGCGGATATCTTCAACCCACTCCCCTATCCCGACGTGACGCTGCCGTACTACCTCCGCCACTTCCAGCTGACGGTCACCATCGCCCTGGACATGATGCGGCTGAACAACACGTATGACGAGAAGGCGGAGTTGAGCAAATATTTCACCAAGGCCCAGGCCTACCTCCGGAGTGCGATCAAAGCGCGTCTGAACAGGGAGGCCGGTCGGATCACCTCCTATCTGGCCAGCAACCCCTCCGCGTACAGCAGCTACGGCGTGGATCGGAATGGCGTCTGCCTGACCAAGTGGTCCAGCGGCGATATGGCGCGGATCAAGAGTCAGTTTCAGGCGATCTGCTGCCGGGACTACTTCCTGCGGCCGCTGGTCCGCTATCAACGCCTGCTCGACATCCACAACGGGGTCGTGGAGGTGTGGGGCAAGATCAACGGCGCGGCCGAGCGGGACAAGTTCAAGGTACAGGAGTCGGAATTCCAGGCCGAGGCGCGCGTTTCCTCTCTTCCCAGTGGAGCCCGGCTCACCGCGCTGCCGAAGCTCGTGAAGCGCGCCGACGGCGGGTACGACCTCCAGTTCTCGCACAGCAACGGCAGATGGTGGGGCATCTACGATGGGAAGGAAATGCCCAACTATAGCTCCTATGACAAATACATAAAGTGGGATTGGACGAACGACAAACCGGGAACCGTGACCTACGACGTGGGCACGAACCCCACGGGGAGCAAGGTGGTTGCGGTGTTCACGGGGAGCTGGGAGCTGCAGGACTTCTCCGTCGTGGACCTCGAAGCGGAGAAGGCCTACTACTGCTAGCTCCTTGGCAGCGCGGTTCTGGTGGTACTGGCCGTGGCACAAGGTCTTCTACCTGTCCCGTTGCGGCTGTCGCTCTCATGCCTCGATCTTCGTGCCGTTGATGCCGTGCGGAGTGCGCAGTCCCATCGCGAACCACGCCGCGAACAGCCGCCACATGAACGCCACGGAATGCGTGGCATAGGCGGGCACGTCTCCGGCCGGGGGCGCGCCATCGGGGCGGTCCCGGGTCATCACCCGCATCTCCACTGGCGGCGCGCCGGGGATGCGGTTGCGGTACAGGCTCAGCCAATGGCCTTTGTTGAACTCGAGGAACATCGCCGAATTGCAGCAGGTCGCCACCACCCGCCGCGTCGGCGAATCGGGCTTGAGGCGGTACTCCCTGAGCTGCTCTCCACCGCTCGTGCAGCGCACGCGGTCCTTGCGATGGAGCACGAAGCTGGTGCCGCCATCGGCATCGAGCACCGGTGCCGCGCCGGGCAGTGCCTCGATCCGCCGGCCCGCTTCGCGGCAGCTCGTGCAATCGCATACGACGGTCAGGATGGGCGCACCCACCGCCTCGAACACCACCTGGCCGCATGCGCACGCGACGCGGTGGGACCTGCCCGAATCAACGCTCATATCGCCTCGCCTTCGAGTCACACCAGACCGTCCAGATACTGCGCTCCCTTCCGGAAACCGCCACTCCAGGGCGGGTGGTCCGAGCGCCCCCCTTCATCCACCGGTACGAGAGGTGGAGCTTTCCGAATGGGGCACGCACCTTGACGCAGCTTGGACGCCGCCTTCGAGGCCGCGCTGGACGGAGGTGGACGTGCGGCCCCCTCCCCGAAAGCAACCCCGGTGCGCCGTCCTGGAGGGCTTCTCCCTGCATTCCAACACGCACGAAGTGCCGGCTTGCTCGACAGGTCTACCGATAGTATGTTGCAACTGGTTGCGGTTTGCAATCACGACTGGAGGAATCCCATGGGGGTCTTGACCTTCGCGCTCAACGTGACCTTGGACGGGTGCTGCGACCATCGGGAGGGGATCGCGGACGACGAGCTGCACGACTACTTCACGCAGCTCATGGACGCGGTCGGGGCGATGCTGTGGGGGCGCACCACCTACGAGATGATGGAGAGCTACTGGCCGGCGGTGGCGCGCGACGAGAAGGCCCCCCGAGCGATGCGGGAGTGGGCGCAGAAGCTGGATGCCAAGCCGAAGTATGTCGTCTCGGCCTCGCGACACGACTTTCCGTGGAACAACACCTTCCGCATCGCGGGGGATTTGCACGAGGCCGTGACGCAGCTCAAGGAGAAGACCCCGCGCGGCGTCCTAGTGGGCAGCCCCATGCTCGCGGCCGAGCTCGAGCGGCTGGGGCTCATCGATGAGTATCGCTTCGTCGTCCACCCGGTTCTTGCCGGCCATGGCCCGACCTTGTTTCAGGGCCTCGAGCGCTCGCGGCGCCTCGAGCTCCTCTCGACGAAGCGCCTCGCATCCGGCGCGATGGCGCTGCATCACCGCCGGGTCGACGCAAAGTAGAGCAGTACGTTCAGACCCACGGAAAGAGGACGCCCCCGATGGCGACGCTCCACTTCATCTGCGGCAAGGCGGGCGCGGGCAAGACCACGCTCGCGCGCGAGCTCGGCCGGACCCTCCCGGGCGTGTCGGTCGTGTTCGACGGTACGAAGCGGCTGGCCTTCCTGCGCGCGGGACGGCCAGCCGCCAAGTGACCGCCGGGTGTGGAGGCAGGCGAAAGGTGCTGGGGTATGTGACGGCCCCCGCTGGGGTGCGCTCGATAGGGGAGCACCTGGGACTTGCCACGCAGGCCCTGAAGCGGGCCGCGGCCCCGGGGGCGTGGGGGCCGACTATGCGCGGATGAACGAGTGGCGGTACTGCTCGAGGGCCTGGGCGAGCTCGTTGGTCGCCTTCCGCACGGTGCCCTTGTACTCCAAGATGGGCTCCTGGCGATCGATGCTCGTCGCACCGAACGAGACGCCCACCGAGTCCACACCGTCGCCACCCTTGTAGGACACCTGGGTGTTCTGCGTCTCGATGGGGGTCAGCGTCGCCTCCACCCGGGTGACGTCCGCGAGCGCCGAGTAGGCCCGCGAGAAGTTCCCCCGGGTGGCGGCCTGGAGGGCACCGGAGTCGAGGATGTCCTGCGCTCCACCGGTGAACTTGAGCTTCGCCTCGAGCTCCCCGCCGCGCTTGCCCACCGCGTTGGGGGCCTTGGCGCCGAGTCCGCCGCGGACATTGGCGGCGAGCGTCACCGAGACCTCGCCGGTGCGCTTCGCGTTCGAGGCGATCTCCTTCGCGGCGTTCAGCGGATCGCGGACCGCATCGCCGATGCTGAAGTCCTCCGGCAGCGTGAAGCGCTCCTGCACGGTGACGGTCCCCGAGCCGCCGATGCTCCCCTCCAGTCCCGGGATGGAGGCGGAATCCGACACGGAGGCATTCACGGATTGGGAGAGGACGAGCTGCGGAGGGCCCTCGTCGCCGAACTCGATCCGGGCGCTCACCGAGGCCTTCCCGGAGGCGCCTGCGCTGATGCCCAGGAAGTTGTTGGCCTGCTGGGTCCCGCCCGCCTTGTCGGCCGGCCCGCTCGTTCCGCTCGCCCCTCCGAAGCCGACCTCGGCCAGCACCGAGGCCGACACGTTGGGGGAGATCTCCACGGCCGAGATGTTCTCGAGGAGCGCGTCGTAATCAGGAGTCGCCCCGTCGATGGCGCCCTGGAAACCGCCGTCGAGCGCGCCCGAAATTCCGCCGCCGATCGGCCCCAGGAACGTCCGCGCGGCCTCGGCCACCTCTTCCGCGGAGTCGAACTTGAACTCCACGGTGGCGCTCTGGTTGGCGAACGCGTCCGCGGTCACCGTGCCCGCTCCGGTCGAGCCCGTGCGGCTCATCAGACCGACCCCCGCCTCACCGTTCACGGCGAGCGTGTACGTCCCGTCCTTGTTGTGGGTGATC contains:
- a CDS encoding NAD(P)-dependent alcohol dehydrogenase, coding for MRTILQSGYGEPERVLVQGESDIPTPGDGEVLVRVHATSVNTPDCIATLGVPYALRLVSGLRAPVSPVRGSDVAGVVEAVGAHVTGFAPGDAVFGSVWTGSYERGAPGTFCEYTVVPATQLAHKPAKLSFEEAAGAVMSGVTALVAMRDVARVRAGQQVLVNGASGGLGTFAVQIAKALGAVVTGVCSTRNVELVRSLGASHVIDYTQTSYPEQDARYDVVMDNVMNHPPSVSARILTANGVLLPNSIGTHKWLGTLPSMAFGALFKSRQWRTTQFVPSRKNLEDIGALIESGAVKVVIDKTYPLAHAGKAVAHMASRRARGQIVISAM
- a CDS encoding GFA family protein; amino-acid sequence: MSVDSGRSHRVACACGQVVFEAVGAPILTVVCDCTSCREAGRRIEALPGAAPVLDADGGTSFVLHRKDRVRCTSGGEQLREYRLKPDSPTRRVVATCCNSAMFLEFNKGHWLSLYRNRIPGAPPVEMRVMTRDRPDGAPPAGDVPAYATHSVAFMWRLFAAWFAMGLRTPHGINGTKIEA
- a CDS encoding dihydrofolate reductase family protein, giving the protein MGVLTFALNVTLDGCCDHREGIADDELHDYFTQLMDAVGAMLWGRTTYEMMESYWPAVARDEKAPRAMREWAQKLDAKPKYVVSASRHDFPWNNTFRIAGDLHEAVTQLKEKTPRGVLVGSPMLAAELERLGLIDEYRFVVHPVLAGHGPTLFQGLERSRRLELLSTKRLASGAMALHHRRVDAK
- a CDS encoding AAA family ATPase; its protein translation is MATLHFICGKAGAGKTTLARELGRTLPGVSVVFDGTKRLAFLRAGRPAAK